The following DNA comes from Salminus brasiliensis chromosome 21, fSalBra1.hap2, whole genome shotgun sequence.
AtctacagacaatacacaatatagcATACACACTAAATGTGCATGTATTtatcactgtacagcgaaatgtgtcctgcatttaacccatctgtggtagtgaacacacactcacacacacacacacacacacacacacacacacacacacacacacacactagtgaactagaggcagtgagtacacacacacacccagagcggtgggcagccgaCTCCAGCGcctgtggagcagagagggtaaagggccttgctcaaaggcccaacagtggcagcttgccgagcccgggaatcgaacccacaccTCTGTTATCGATACTGTTATCggctctaaccgctaagccaccactgccactatACACAgactatacagtgtgctttacagtgttaccCACAAAACAGCAGTATGCAGCgctatacagattaaatattgtgtaagcaTGTGTGAGATGAGTCATagtgcagtaatgcagtgacTGTGGGATAAGAGTGATAATAAGTAAGATAAGTAAGATCTATGGCCTGtggctgatgatggtgatcagctgttgaggaAGGTGATGGTCTGAGGGTAAAAGCTGTTCCTGTGTCTGACAGTCTTAATGGACATAGTTCTGTAGCGTCTGCCAGACGGGAGCGGCTGGAAGATGTTGTGGCCAGGGTGCGAGGAGTCAATTGGAAACATAAGTAAAAattcacattattattaattatttaaataagatGAGAGTGAACATTACTTTTAGTATTATTTTGGTGGACTTTGCATAAagtacagaaaaaaaattaagcagAAGAATAGTTTATATCATGACTTTATAAGATTAATATAACACAAAAGTATGACGCTGCTGTTCTTtatgttctatatatatatatttttttttttctctgagaACAGCAGCGTCATACTTTTATGTTATATTAATCTTGTAAAGtctggttatatatatatatatatatatatatataaacaataaaatattactattaatgGCATTTGCATGTGTATCATGTCATGTATGTAGGGGAATGTAGAGGAACAGGAGTCCTGCCCagtgactcttattggtgtagagtggtcTGTGTAATAGATGTTCTAAAACACTTAACACTGGACATGGTGACCATAGGCCAGGTCTAGGGAGACACTGCCCTGCACGTTTCCATGATTTTCGATAAACTCGATGATCAGCTAAGGTGCTAGataaggtgtgttcaggtagtGCATGGATTACTGTGCAGGGCAATGGTTCCTCAGTACTGGAGTTGAACCTTGTGTTTACTCCTCCCAGGGACTGCGTAGTTAAACATGTTACATGATACTGTTGGTTTCTCAAATTCAATTTTACACGACAATTCTCCAACTACTCTTACTGCCAGGCTGGAGGTGTTACTGTAGCTTTAAGAGTAATTCATGCAATGTGCtccgttctgattggctgtgttaTATTGCAACTCATTCAAAAACCAGTAAGGGCTGAAATACTACTTATAACCTCAGggtaaatgggcggggctaaactgctgtaggctgaataaatGGGGATATGTAAATGAATTGTTTTTTGTGACATGGCAAAATAGTGAGTTCAAATTTAGGCTTTTTGCAGTAAATTTTTTACCATAAAGATTGGGAAACATTTACATACCATATCAAACAAAATTCATTCAAAttcatatataatttataatatataaaaatacaatatttataatttataatatatataatatttagatactattaataaaataatatatattattaatataatatttatatactaATAGCTACTATTAAAGGAACATTTCAGGGCTTTCCAGCTTTCTCTCGATCAGCAATAGCCTACTGTCAGCTAACCTGCGTTGCGTTTCCTGTATTTAGCAAAGTTACATTAGCAGCTGTACAGTTGTACATTAAACTAAAAATCTGTATCATTAAGTGTTCTTTAATAATAGCAGCAGTGCTATACAGAACACAGAAAAACATTTAGATgtttaagtggttctttgaaTTGGTGGAAAACCTCTTAGAACTGCTCTCTAATGAAATCCTTTCACAAAATTGTTCTAAAAGATTGAGTGTCTAGTGGCTACAAAGGCAGCActggctcagcggttacagcaatgtcctggaggcaccctgcctgGCACATGTccgtgctttccctgctccagacacacctgattcaaccaaTCAGCTCATTATTAAGCTCTTTCAGAGTCGTAGGGGTgtgtttaaaaaacagaaaagcaggGGGTCTGCGAACATATGCACTGGGGTCGTGATCTTAAGGTTGTGGGTTCTAACTCCAGgttcactaagctgccacttttgGTCTCTTGAGGAACAACCCTACCTTCCTAAACTGGGATTTTTAAATTGTATAATATTAAAGacaccttttttattattaattattattatgtcctATAAAGATTAGGTTGTGTATTCCTTTTAATgctaaattatattaaaaaaaaaagatatatatatatattatatatatataaacacacactttttttaaatttatatataactttttaaattacttttaataataaaattaaaattaaattaataatttatatatatatatatatatatatatatatatatatatatatatatatatatatatatatatataataatttattattattattattttaaagtataTACAGGTTGCTTTGAAAAAACTGCAAACATAACTTTATGCCCAGTTAGTAGGTTTCCTGACCAGGCTGGtcaacacattaaacacactttttttttttaaacaagtttATGTATAATAAGCAAACATTGATAAAATGCCTAACCAGGCTTAAAAATCACCAATTACAAAAATATCCAGAACTTGAAAGTGAAAAGTTTTTAGCCATccaaaataaatatttctatGAATGAAACTGGTGCATAAGATTGTTTGAAGAGGTTTTTGTGAAACAGACACGGTCAACTAATTCCTGAATTCACAGTTCACCAAGTTACGGAATGTCATCTCTCAGCAGAAGGAACCGGAGAGGGAGTCTCATCTGCACAGAACAAAGCAACAGTCCTGAGCTGACGGACTTGCGCTGgatgaagaaaaggaaaaaaaacaaaacctgcTGGTATCACTAACAACATTCTCCACAGAATCTTAACTTTGGCTGAACTGTTCCTCTCTTTTTAAAAAGCTACCAGAGTCCGTAAGCAAAGAACTGGCGAACAGTCTCTGAGCTACAGAAGAAACTCTTCAGGAAAAGAAGGGTGGAGGGGGGttggatggggggggggggggtcttgagTCCTGGTCCACTGCAGCCAGTGTCAGTCTGTTTATCGTCTCCTCTGCACGTCTTAGAGCCTCAATGGGGGCATCGGCATGGTGACGTCACGGAAGAACCGATGAACGAGGGCATTTTTGGCTGAAATTCTCTTGTTGGGGTCGTAGTTCAGCATTTGCTGTGAGGAAGGGAAAACATGCAAATGAATCATTAAGCTTCAGCcaccagaacagaacagaacggCACACAGACGTGAACATCTGCTCTCAGCCTGAGCAAAAGGAGCAAACCGTAAAGGGtgctttaaaaaaagatttagaTTCAAATCGATCTTCGTTTGAATGATCCGATATTGATTCGTATAAGCCAGAGCATCAGCataattagcatattttgtTTAAAAGTTCAATCAGGACAGACAGTGCTGTGGACGTTGACACATGCTGTGCAACCAACTTGTTGCACACTGGATATTTCACCCACCCTCAATTGAGAGCTGCCTGTGAGGCTGAAAAGTCCACCTGTTGTGCGTTTGCTTGGCCCAGTGAGGTGCATTGCATAATTTTTCTCATCGTAGCATTACAGCAAGCCACAAACTCAAAGGGTTCTTATAAACAGTGTTCAACTATAAAAATAATCAATCTTTTTAATAATGGTAGGTTGAGTTTACTTGCACATTTACAACATTAGTTGCTCTGAAATTCAATTAGACTCAATTAATCGATGAATGAATCAAATGAATTCATTGAATCAAATCCCAAACCAAATAGAATTGGGACCTTCGAATCAACCTTGGAAATCAGTGGTGATACCCAGCCCTAGCAAACAGGCAATGCTGATATTTACAAAAAGCTCCATAAACCCCATGTGGAGAAGGTTCACcaaatgaagaagaagaagaaggaaaaaaaaaaaaaaaaaaaaaaaaaaagcaccacaGTGGATCAAACTTATTAGATGAACTTAAGCTTAGAGAGTTACAACAAAGCTACTTTTGAATTCAGGTTATTTTTAAGACTAAAATTCACTGTCGGCTTTGAGATGAAAGTCACACGtcattttaaatggttctcAAACAATCCGGCCGGTCACACAGCATCAGTGGCCTTTGTTAGGGGCAGTAGCATTACATCTCTGGGGTGTAATAACTATAGAAATTCTTAAAACTCTAATTTCCACATTAGATATTTTTTGAAGGTCTAAAGACTAAAGATCTACTTTTCAGTCGTTCACAAATACAGAAGAACAGGAAGGAAAACTAAAACAGAAATGAGGAACGAATCCCTCACCCCAAGCAGGTCCCTGCCATCCTCATCCAGAGGGGGCACTACTTTAGCCAGGTCTTGCAGGGCCCACTTTGGGAAGGAAGGCTTGTAGTCTGGCATAGAGGTCACTCCAGACCAGACCGACTCATCAGGGGTGCCCAGCGTTCGGAAAATCCGGAAAAGCTGATCGATTTCAGAGTCTCCTGGAAACAAAGCCCTCCGAGTAATCTGACATTAACAAGAAGGACAAGACACAGCTGGGATTAGGCAGTTTAACTACAGGCCATCAATAATCAGGTGTTAAGGGTGGGAATCTTTAGGCACTTCGGTGTTCAATCTGATAAAAtcatttattactccttgtacATTTTACAACATTAGTTCTCTGAAATTCAATGAATCGATGAATGAATCAAATGAACTCATTGAATCGAATCCCAAACCAAATTAAATTGGGACCTTTGAATCAACCCTGGAAATCAGTGGTGATCCCAGCCCTAGCAAACAGGCAATGCTGATATTCACAAAAAGCTGCATAAATCATGTTTAGAAGGTCCACCAAATCATTTATTACatcttaatttattaaatattttatttatttattattttataagtCTATAATTATCATTAATCTGTCCAGTGTACACAAGACTTCTGCTTACATCTACAGGCCTGTGTATTTCTAAATCCTAAActacatattttattatatgatGTACAATGATAACTACAGCCTTCtgtacaaaaataaatgtttttaattcaattaatttTTAATCCCCATCCATTACTTTCAGAGCCTCTAAAAAGTTGCAAACACAATGCAGAGCCATCGCACATTTCATACAAACATGAACATCCATGTTTGTATGACAGCTACAGCTCTTttacttttagtacttttttttacttattatatttattctatttattgtttattctattttattgcCTATTTTTATCTTACTACTTGTTAAcagtcatacttgtgttgctcacaccaagtaaaattcctcTGATACAATTCTCCATTCAAAGGTCAGAGCCACTGACTGTCCACCCCTGTTACATTGTCTTGCAGCAGTGAACACCAACAATGACCTCTTACCATTTCAGCAAAAATGCATCCCAAACTCCAGATGTCAACAGCTGTGGAGTAATATTTACACCCCAGGAGAATCTCCGGAGCTCTGTACCACAAAGTCACGACCTAAAGAACACAGTACAAATATATCCAATCATTCAATCAATCAGACAGACACTAACACATGACTTTGTTCTGAATCTACTGAATGTCTTGAAGACATTTTCACCGAAAAGCATTTCAGAGTGTGGTGGTTAACAAGCAGACCATGCAGATCAAATAACTGATATTACTGACGAAGCAGGAGCCCGACGAGACTCCTCTCTCACCTCGTGGGTATAGGTCCGCACCGGCACACCGAAAGCTCTGGCCAGCCCAAAGTCAGCGAGTTTGATCTCTCCTTGCGCGTTGATGAGCAGATTCTGAGGTTTGAGGTCTCTGTGCAGGACCCGGTGAGAGTGACAGAAAGCCAAGCCCTGCAGCAGCTGGAACAGATAGCTCTGaggatacacaaacacacacgatgATAAGAACAGACAGCACAGAGTACAAAATAgcccccacccacacacttaTACAGGTCTGCCAGGAAGAGGGTAATTctactttattagtcccacagagGGGAAATTCACTGTGTcactgcagcaaagggatagcaagacaatCAGTTACAAAAAGTAGATAAATTagctatatatacataaaaacacacacacacacacatatatatgtatatattcggACGAACAATATTGTTTACAGATATTGGCAAATGGTCCACAACTTCATTTAATGGTGCACATTCCACTGCAGTGTAAACAGCTGCCCCACTTGTGTATTCAGggtatttttaaattaattttgaaTTGtactataaatatttatatttctaaAACGTACAAATTGGGACTAAAGACACCAGGATCCTTTATTAGTAAAAGCTTGAAATacagtcaaataaataaaacacagatcTCAGATTTTTTACATTCTGCATTTCTGAAgttcaaaatacacataaaatatCAGTCAAGTCTCAGAATCTGTCTTATTTTGATATCAATTATCTACAGTAGAGAGCACCAAATATAAGGCAGGTACTTTAGAGAGGCACTGCTACACCTGTCGCAGACATGCCTACTCTCCTCCTGCAGCGGTGCC
Coding sequences within:
- the cdk2 gene encoding cyclin-dependent kinase 2 — protein: MSDMESFQKVEKIGEGTYGVVYKAKNKITGETVALKKIRLDTETEGVPSTAIREISLLKELNHPNIVKLLDVIHTENKLYLVFEFLHQDLKKFMDSSSVTGISLPLVKSYLFQLLQGLAFCHSHRVLHRDLKPQNLLINAQGEIKLADFGLARAFGVPVRTYTHEVVTLWYRAPEILLGCKYYSTAVDIWSLGCIFAEMITRRALFPGDSEIDQLFRIFRTLGTPDESVWSGVTSMPDYKPSFPKWALQDLAKVVPPLDEDGRDLLGQMLNYDPNKRISAKNALVHRFFRDVTMPMPPLRL